The Aspergillus nidulans FGSC A4 chromosome VIII genome contains the following window.
GCTGGAACCGTCCCTGTCGAATCTGGTTCTTTGTGCTCCACAAGCCGACCGCTGCTTTCTAAATCCCACATCATTTCTTTGGGCCCGCTATCGTGCCCCCACCCGGTACCCCTCGTCCTCagcgcttcttctctcttcttttctcttctcagctgTTAATATACGctgtcctcctcctcgtgCATCACTGTCGCTCTGAAAGACTGCTGAGCGAACAAAGGCTGTTAGATGTTCGAACCGGCGCTGATAAGCCTCTGCGACAAGTGAAACGTGATCGACTTCCACCCCCGGACGAGCTACTCTGGACTGGACTAATCTTATCCTTGGTTCCGAAGTGCTTGGAGATGCCTTCATTCACTGAGCATGAGCTTCAAGGTAGGTGTCCTGATTCCTTTGTTTGCCATCGTGCCTggctcttttttttttttttgttcttggcTCTGCCGGCCAATAGTAGTCGTATCTAGTAACCTCCGCGGGTCCTGCGCTGGTAGTCTTATGATCTCATCACCCACTTGACACAAAAATTTCCCTACGCATCTTTCTGGCATCACTTTATCTCTGGGTGTTCAATGGCCCATATCAAGAGCATTCATGGATTCTGACAAGTCTGCAAAAGGCCACTATCTAGGTGTCGAGACTAGGCTGCCCTCCGCCCAGAACCCCAGTCAGGACTCTGCAGCGACTTCCGAAGCAAATACCACCAGACAGCGTCGCGTGTCTGTTAGTAAGGTCACCGTACGCCAGAGTTTTCACTATCCGACTTCCGCAGGCGCTTTGAACCACCAAGTACCCAATGCGAACGAATCGGTAACGAAAGAAGACATTGACCGCTGGCTCAAGcagagtgaggaggaatcGCGCCATAACCTCTTCAGTCAGGTGTACGAATGGCTCTCGCGCGAAAAGTCCAAACGCAAGCATTCGAATAAGTCCAACGGATCGACAAACGGCTCCGGTAATGGCTTTGACGGCGAGGGTGATGCACATGGTGATGGCGCCCAGTTGACGAGGACTGTGTCGCAGGGCTCTGACACTACCCTCGCACTCGACGCCCTGGAAAAGATTCTGCTGCAATACGCTTCTAGATATGATTCCCGAACTATGTCTACTTGTTCCTCACGTCGATCCACGCGCCGGCGTCATCCGATTAAAGGCTTACGGAGAGGCTCTGTTTCCGAGTCGGATTATGAACTCGACCCGATCACTCCTGCCGTGGACGCAGTTCTGGACAACTCGAGGACGTTATCTTATACTGGTGGTGGTGTAGAAAGTGAAGACGGCGATGCTGCTAGCATTACGCGAGCTAAAGACCGAGAAGCCTGGGTTGTCTTCAAGAGCGAACTTCTCCGCTTGACCCATACGCTGCAGTTGAAGGGTTGGCGAAAGATCCCAATGGAGCTGGCAAGTGAAATTGACGTGGTTAGGCTCAGCGGTGCATTAACAAACGCTGTTTACAAAATCACCCCTCCCCAGAACATTCCGCCCCCCAAAGCCGAAGATGGATCTTATACGCTGGTACCTAGGAGACCTCCTCCGTAAGTGACTAATGACCCAGTCTTAATATTCTCCCTAATGTGCTTGCAGGAAACTTTTGTTACGTATCTATGGCCCACAAGTGGACCATCTTATTGATCGAGAGAAGGAGCTACAGATTCTTCGACGCCTGGGACGGAAGAACATTGGGCCCAAGGTGCTAGGAACGTTCAACAATGGCCGGTTTGAGGAGTACTTTGAAGCGCGGCCCCTAACGCCGAAGGAGCTCCGGGACCCGTCGACGATGAAGCAGATCGCCAAACGCATGCGCGAGTTGCACGACGGTATTGAcctgctggatgaagagagagagaatgGCCCAATGGTGTTTCACAACTGGGACAAGTGGGTTGATCGGTGCGAGCAGGTGATTAGCTGGGTGGATGCGGAAATCAAATCGCCGCTGAACGAAGGCAAAGCTGCGTCCGAGCCCTGGCGTAGACGTGGATATGTCTGCGGTGTACCTTGGCCCAAATTCCGCAAGGCCGTGGAGGACTACCGTAAATGGCTTATTGTGGACAGTGGTGGCGTACATGAGATCAAACGACAGCTTGTGTTTGGCCATAACGACGTAGGTTCTGAAACGGGTCGTAGCTTACCATCGTTGCTAACGAACTTCTTGTAGACACAGTATGGCAACTTGCTGCGTATGGAGCCTAGCCAGCAgtctccccttctcctcccgCAGAACGAGCATAAACAATTGGTCGTCATCGACTTTGAGTATGCCTCAGCGAATACTCCCGGTTTAGAGTTCGCCAACCATTTTGTGAGTCAAAGCAACATGATCAAAATTCGATCTCACTAACTCTTTCCATAGACTGAGTGGTGCTACAACTACCACGATGCCGAGAAGCCGTGGGCATGCAATAACCAGCTGTACCCGACACCAGagcaacagcaccaattCGTCACCGCATACCTGACACACAGGCCAGGGCTAGGCAGCCGCGTCTCCCCTTCGATAACACCCATAATGCGCCCCCTTTCCGCAAGCACGCCCACAATGACACCGCTGGACCTCAACGCAACCAGCCCCGACCTTGCACCCCAGCGGCCGCCAGATAACATCGAGCGCAGTGCACAGGACACTCTAGAAGCGGAGACCCAGTTCCTCATCCGCCAAACACGACTTTGGCGCGTTCTCAACTCAGCGCAGTGGGTGGCTTGGGGTATCGTTCAGGCCAAGGTCCCCGGaatggaagacgacggaAGCTCGACTCCTACGCCGCCAGTAGACAGCGATGTCGACGAGTCAGATGAGTTTGATTATCTCGCGTACGCGCAGGACcgagctttcttcttctgggcgGATCTAGTCGCTCTAGGATTTGTGCAGAAGGAACAGCTTCCAGAGTCGTTGGCTGAGGTTGTTGACGGGAGGATACTTGAGTACTAACTGATTGACCGGCAAGTACATTGATGGTTATAAATTTTTATCCAGTCAGAGGGAGAATAGGGCATatgttcctcctcttcccatcttGCCTTTTCTCCCCTTGCATGCTCGTTTGTTCATTCTTGACCCCCTTATTATTATGTTGCGATACCAGACATACAATGCCATGATTAATGAGCCATGATACCATGTACGAGCTTGTGAGAAATCGTCAGCATCAAATCGGAATAGTCCACCACTTTCTGGTGGAAGACATACCATAACACCGCTGTTGGGGGAAACAGTACATCACCCAGCGTAGTATAACGAATTCCCATTTGACAGTCAAGGAATTGACATGACGTTACCCAGAGTGAGAAGAGTGACAACGCATTACCTGCTTCCACCGGTACGGACTTCTATTGCGGGTTATTTACAAAAAGAGATAGGAGATACGAGGTATGGCTAAATCTGATACTGGCAGCACATATTCGCTTGCGTTTCATGTCTACTTTTAGGTACTGGTTTAACGGCTTTCAATCCGGCAACAAACGCGCGACCCGCCCATGAGCCAGTGCAGGTGTCACTTGTAAGCTGTTTCTTCTCTGAGACTGGTTGAGGGACGCAAACTTCAGCTCGGTTGTTGATCGCCCATTCTATATTTGGATTGTTGATATCAGCGCGCATTGATTTGTTCAATAATATTAAGGGAAGACGCGGTAGACGGCCCCATGGACTGTATTTATCCCGACGTTCCACTTTTAGTAGTATGTTTGGGCGTGGAATACTGAACCTCCAGCTCGTATACTGCAGGCCAAAAAATGCAGGTTAGCCCGAAGTGGTGGAACTACAATCTGGACCGCGGTTTGACAGTGGTAGACTAGTCCCTAACATCGATCAGCAGCCA
Protein-coding sequences here:
- a CDS encoding putative choline kinase (transcript_id=CADANIAT00001726), with translation MPSFTEHELQGHYLGVETRLPSAQNPSQDSAATSEANTTRQRRVSVSKVTVRQSFHYPTSAGALNHQVPNANESVTKEDIDRWLKQSEEESRHNLFSQVYEWLSREKSKRKHSNKSNGSTNGSGNGFDGEGDAHGDGAQLTRTVSQGSDTTLALDALEKILLQYASRYDSRTMSTCSSRRSTRRRHPIKGLRRGSVSESDYELDPITPAVDAVLDNSRTLSYTGGGVESEDGDAASITRAKDREAWVVFKSELLRLTHTLQLKGWRKIPMELASEIDVVRLSGALTNAVYKITPPQNIPPPKAEDGSYTLVPRRPPPKLLLRIYGPQVDHLIDREKELQILRRLGRKNIGPKVLGTFNNGRFEEYFEARPLTPKELRDPSTMKQIAKRMRELHDGIDLLDEERENGPMVFHNWDKWVDRCEQVISWVDAEIKSPLNEGKAASEPWRRRGYVCGVPWPKFRKAVEDYRKWLIVDSGGVHEIKRQLVFGHNDTQYGNLLRMEPSQQSPLLLPQNEHKQLVVIDFEYASANTPGLEFANHFTEWCYNYHDAEKPWACNNQLYPTPEQQHQFVTAYLTHRPGLGSRVSPSITPIMRPLSASTPTMTPLDLNATSPDLAPQRPPDNIERSAQDTLEAETQFLIRQTRLWRVLNSAQWVAWGIVQAKVPGMEDDGSSTPTPPVDSDVDESDEFDYLAYAQDRAFFFWADLVALGFVQKEQLPESLAEVVDGRILEY